A stretch of the Bacillus sp. B-jedd genome encodes the following:
- a CDS encoding DUF6470 family protein: protein MFPQIRISQVNAQIGLKRIDPVQEIQQIPAQLSMKQQPAKMSIERKAAILEINQDQARSDVNLKTRTDFLADVTAEARQAALEAIGQISMEGDQMAAIEQKGDALVSISADKGNPPPVETGIAFIPSPGAVKINYTPAELEIKWEQGGVETEFTPHKTIHNYTPGKTEVYLRQHQQLEIDFVGLNINSKS, encoded by the coding sequence TTGTTTCCGCAAATCCGCATAAGTCAGGTAAACGCACAGATTGGACTGAAAAGAATTGATCCCGTTCAGGAGATTCAGCAAATCCCAGCTCAGTTATCGATGAAGCAGCAGCCTGCGAAGATGTCAATTGAACGGAAAGCTGCAATCCTGGAAATTAACCAGGACCAGGCCCGAAGTGATGTCAATTTGAAAACGAGGACCGATTTTTTAGCGGATGTAACCGCTGAAGCACGACAAGCGGCTTTGGAGGCAATCGGGCAGATTTCAATGGAAGGCGATCAAATGGCGGCGATTGAACAAAAAGGAGATGCCTTAGTGTCAATTTCAGCCGATAAGGGGAATCCTCCTCCGGTTGAAACAGGGATTGCTTTCATTCCAAGCCCTGGTGCCGTAAAAATAAATTATACGCCTGCTGAACTTGAGATTAAGTGGGAGCAGGGCGGAGTTGAAACAGAATTTACCCCTCATAAAACTATCCACAATTACACCCCGGGAAAGACAGAGGTTTATTTGAGGCAGCACCAGCAGCTCGAAATAGATTTCGTGGGGCTGAATATAAACAGTAAGTCTTAA
- the flgM gene encoding flagellar biosynthesis anti-sigma factor FlgM — protein sequence MRIDAKYGFYSYQNQQNRLNNVNIEKKSSTSEVKISERGKEMAKAAASEQAERQKRVQELKQQIADGSYKVDSSKIADKLVGFWKNDIE from the coding sequence ATGCGGATTGACGCGAAATACGGGTTCTATTCCTATCAAAATCAGCAAAATCGATTAAATAACGTAAATATAGAAAAAAAATCTTCCACTTCCGAAGTGAAAATTTCGGAACGCGGAAAAGAAATGGCAAAGGCAGCTGCAAGTGAGCAGGCCGAACGGCAAAAGCGTGTTCAAGAACTAAAACAGCAAATAGCCGATGGTTCTTACAAGGTAGACAGTTCGAAAATTGCCGATAAACTCGTGGGCTTTTGGAAAAACGACATTGAATAG
- a CDS encoding flagellar protein FlgN, producing the protein MAIFHSLLAILEESLLSHQALLKLSDEKRDALINGDATELRSITVREAAIIEKIQELEGRREQLVCDYLSLKGLNAESFTLDKIMEQEENLVMKEKLNRTAKKLRETIADLSRVNEHNQKLIHTSLSYLQYSIGLFARKEQTVGYGPNAVNRYSNLLDAKI; encoded by the coding sequence ATGGCCATTTTTCATAGCCTGTTAGCAATTCTGGAGGAGAGCCTCCTTTCACATCAAGCCCTTCTTAAATTGAGCGATGAAAAGCGAGATGCATTAATAAATGGGGATGCTACTGAATTGAGGAGCATCACTGTCCGCGAAGCTGCCATTATTGAAAAGATTCAGGAACTTGAGGGCCGGAGGGAACAGCTAGTCTGTGACTATTTAAGTTTAAAAGGTTTAAATGCTGAATCCTTTACATTAGACAAAATCATGGAGCAGGAAGAAAATCTTGTAATGAAAGAAAAGCTTAACAGAACGGCAAAAAAACTACGTGAAACAATTGCAGATCTGTCACGTGTGAACGAGCACAACCAGAAGCTGATCCACACGTCACTTTCCTACCTCCAATATTCCATTGGACTTTTTGCCCGGAAGGAACAGACGGTTGGATATGGGCCGAATGCTGTGAATCGTTATTCGAATTTATTGGATGCAAAAATATAG
- the flgK gene encoding flagellar hook-associated protein FlgK, which produces MASTFHGLELGKRGLFAQQTALSITGHNIGNANTIGYSRQRAEMQATNAIPGPGMNNDRSPSQLGTGVAVNKIVRLREEYLDVQFRGEYKNFGYWEAKSDTFMRIEELLNEPSESGLSVTMDEFWKGWEELTKNPESSSARGVVRQRGVAVAETFNHLAASLNQIKSDLKNVISTKEKEVNSLASQIANLNDQISRLVPNNYQPNDLYDQRDVLVDQLSKLVDIKVAPGEKGMVNIAVGTEFLVSGKTKNDFSIGYDDTGKLVDPAKIKIGENSVAIGNGELLGTIESYGLLGQEKTTGIPSIQDKIDTLAKTIIDSINSLHEQGYDLDGNPTTGVPFFTGSSASDMKVNPEIMKSLNLIAAARAEEDGTTSSGNGKNAQAIADLKFTNLDFGGTDSTADDFYRNIIGHIGIDSREAQRMRDNSVVIIQQVENRRQSVSGVSLDEEMANMIKFQQSYNAAARYVTVMDQLLDKVINGMGRAGL; this is translated from the coding sequence ATGGCTTCAACCTTTCATGGATTGGAATTAGGCAAAAGAGGCCTGTTTGCCCAGCAAACGGCATTGTCAATTACCGGTCATAATATTGGAAATGCAAATACAATAGGATATTCAAGGCAGCGGGCAGAGATGCAGGCGACCAACGCAATACCCGGGCCGGGCATGAACAATGACCGGTCTCCTTCCCAACTTGGAACCGGGGTCGCAGTCAATAAGATTGTCAGGCTCCGCGAAGAATACCTTGACGTACAATTTCGAGGCGAATATAAGAACTTTGGATACTGGGAAGCAAAAAGCGATACATTTATGAGAATAGAAGAACTCTTGAATGAACCTTCTGAAAGCGGCCTTTCAGTTACAATGGATGAATTCTGGAAGGGTTGGGAAGAGCTTACGAAAAATCCCGAAAGCTCATCAGCCCGAGGCGTTGTCAGACAGAGGGGTGTCGCTGTCGCGGAAACCTTCAATCACCTCGCAGCGTCTCTAAATCAAATAAAGAGTGATTTAAAAAATGTTATTTCGACAAAAGAAAAGGAAGTCAATTCACTGGCCTCCCAAATTGCCAATCTCAATGACCAGATTTCCCGACTAGTTCCAAATAATTATCAGCCAAATGACCTTTATGATCAACGAGATGTCTTGGTCGATCAGTTATCCAAACTGGTTGACATTAAGGTTGCTCCAGGGGAAAAAGGGATGGTAAATATAGCGGTCGGAACAGAATTTTTGGTTTCCGGTAAAACCAAAAATGATTTTTCAATTGGATATGACGATACAGGGAAACTCGTTGACCCCGCCAAAATAAAAATTGGTGAAAATTCTGTTGCAATTGGCAATGGGGAACTCCTCGGTACAATTGAATCTTACGGCTTACTTGGCCAGGAAAAAACAACGGGCATTCCAAGTATTCAGGATAAGATTGATACCCTTGCAAAGACAATTATTGATAGCATAAACTCACTCCATGAACAAGGATACGATCTGGATGGAAATCCCACTACAGGTGTTCCATTTTTCACTGGCTCGTCCGCGAGTGATATGAAAGTGAACCCAGAGATTATGAAATCTCTTAATCTCATTGCTGCCGCAAGAGCTGAAGAGGACGGAACAACATCGAGCGGGAACGGAAAGAATGCACAGGCGATTGCTGATCTGAAATTTACCAATCTTGATTTTGGCGGGACGGATTCAACGGCGGATGACTTTTATCGGAACATCATAGGCCACATTGGGATTGATTCACGCGAGGCGCAGCGGATGAGAGATAATTCCGTCGTTATTATACAGCAGGTGGAAAATCGCCGCCAATCCGTGTCAGGAGTTTCGCTGGATGAGGAAATGGCCAATATGATTAAATTCCAGCAGTCCTATAATGCGGCCGCGAGGTATGTAACTGTGATGGATCAGCTATTGGATAAAGTAATTAACGGCATGGGAAGAGCCGGATTGTAA
- the flgL gene encoding flagellar hook-associated protein FlgL, producing the protein MRITQSMLNQGFLANINKSNQAMERYQNQLSTGKKISKPSDDPVTAVRGMFYRSSLNEIEQYKRNSEDGVSWMTATDEALNEVTSVLQRVRELTLQGINGTNGDTDKYAIAQEISQLKEHLGEVANSQLSGKYIFAGTDVKNPPYRENIAGSGKSFVNENKELLELRVGQTNSVQINVTGMEIFNNDGNGGIFKVLDNIISAFKSDQEPPGALADMDEQLDHILRERSELGARVNRMELSMSRIDGLELSTTRMLSHEEDVDMTRVIIDLKAQENVQRAALSAGARIIQPSLVDFLR; encoded by the coding sequence ATGAGGATTACTCAAAGTATGCTTAACCAGGGCTTTCTGGCGAATATCAATAAAAGCAATCAGGCGATGGAACGTTACCAGAATCAGCTTTCTACGGGAAAGAAAATAAGCAAGCCTTCGGATGACCCTGTTACAGCAGTAAGAGGCATGTTTTACCGTTCTTCACTGAATGAAATAGAACAGTATAAAAGGAACAGCGAAGATGGCGTTTCCTGGATGACAGCAACAGACGAAGCCTTGAATGAAGTCACATCTGTTCTCCAGCGGGTACGCGAGCTGACCTTACAGGGGATAAATGGGACAAACGGGGACACCGACAAGTATGCAATCGCGCAAGAAATCAGCCAGCTAAAGGAACATTTGGGCGAAGTGGCAAATTCTCAGCTTTCGGGTAAGTATATTTTTGCCGGTACTGACGTCAAAAACCCGCCATACCGCGAAAACATTGCAGGTTCAGGGAAGAGCTTTGTGAATGAGAACAAAGAGCTGCTGGAACTGAGGGTGGGCCAGACGAATAGTGTCCAAATCAACGTCACCGGCATGGAAATCTTCAATAATGATGGCAATGGAGGAATTTTTAAAGTCCTTGATAACATCATATCAGCATTCAAGTCAGATCAGGAACCTCCTGGAGCATTAGCGGATATGGACGAACAGCTTGACCATATTTTGCGGGAGCGCTCGGAACTGGGTGCACGTGTAAATAGGATGGAACTTAGCATGTCCCGTATTGATGGACTGGAGCTATCGACTACCCGGATGCTGTCCCATGAAGAAGATGTTGATATGACGAGGGTAATCATTGATTTAAAGGCACAGGAAAATGTTCAGCGCGCAGCATTGTCAGCAGGGGCGAGGATCATCCAACCATCGCTCGTTGATTTCCTAAGATAA